The proteins below are encoded in one region of Sulfurospirillum tamanense:
- a CDS encoding sensor histidine kinase, which yields MRYCLMVALIFIVTCKAFAVTGSKTQEVLLLHSYHKGYKWTDDMSLAIDESFANRENVEIMSLYMDIKRIDTPAYLDALARLYKEQFPNRTFDLIMAADNAALDFVLMHHSTVFHNAPIVFLGINGFHPRLLRGLNHKITGVVEEVDIASTLELMLAMNGGLQTIFVLNDQSETGLAVKHELEKVIPYYSSRLNFEYVDNLDILAIKERVSTLNPENTAILFLLLFKDSTGKYFTYKESLQEVRAVSSVPIFGVWDFYLGHGVVGGKMTSAKAQGEAASKMALEILDGKSPDEIPILDTSPNVYLFDHNELARFGLKIPLHIGFHEIHNKPFSFYETYKSLVWSLVLLFLAGTAVTFVLATNVILRRKSEKELKSQLMFITTLLDTMKNPIFYKDVLGRYMGCNQAFSTLLKLPKWEIKGKTIYDLFPSAWAKEHALKDEMLLKYPNASSVDEATLHLPGRPMQHFVLHKATYSNADASVGGVVCIMDNITERIQQKQFLIQQSKLAEMGEMIAAIAHQWNEPLVELSAIVQDMEMAYYNEELTDDVVKAYVKDSMLQIQYMSKTLKDFRNFLKPSTQKKSFSVRTALSEITELIGRHVFYSNINLFVNFKPEFGDIMVYGYENEFKQVLLNIINNAKKKIINTYKGTDKVGIITINVYRNEDTTVIQIIDDAGEIHPSIINHVFDPYFTTTPGGTGLGLYMAKVIIEDKMQGRISVANGENSAIFIVEVPNCERVEKAPKVQGISTEEHLM from the coding sequence ATGCGCTATTGCCTAATGGTGGCGCTTATTTTTATTGTTACATGTAAAGCATTTGCGGTTACGGGGAGTAAAACTCAGGAAGTGCTTTTGTTGCACTCATACCACAAGGGTTACAAATGGACAGATGATATGTCGTTGGCCATTGATGAGAGTTTTGCCAATCGTGAAAATGTTGAAATCATGTCGCTTTATATGGATATAAAACGCATCGACACCCCTGCTTATTTAGACGCCTTGGCGCGCCTGTATAAAGAGCAATTTCCTAACCGTACTTTTGATTTAATTATGGCGGCAGACAACGCAGCTTTGGATTTTGTGCTAATGCACCACAGCACTGTGTTTCATAACGCCCCTATCGTTTTTTTAGGCATTAACGGATTTCACCCTAGATTGCTTCGAGGATTAAATCATAAAATTACTGGCGTTGTTGAAGAGGTGGATATCGCCTCAACACTAGAGTTGATGTTGGCCATGAATGGAGGCCTTCAAACTATTTTTGTGCTCAATGACCAAAGTGAAACAGGACTGGCTGTTAAACACGAACTAGAAAAAGTCATTCCGTATTACAGCAGTAGACTTAATTTTGAATACGTAGACAATTTGGATATTTTGGCCATTAAAGAACGCGTAAGTACTCTTAATCCTGAGAACACTGCTATTTTGTTCCTCCTTCTTTTTAAAGACAGCACAGGTAAATACTTTACTTACAAAGAAAGTTTGCAAGAGGTAAGGGCGGTGAGCTCTGTTCCAATTTTTGGTGTTTGGGATTTTTACCTTGGGCATGGTGTTGTTGGAGGAAAAATGACAAGCGCAAAGGCGCAAGGTGAAGCAGCGTCAAAAATGGCACTTGAAATTCTTGATGGCAAATCTCCTGATGAAATACCCATTCTTGACACCAGTCCTAATGTGTATCTTTTTGATCACAACGAGTTGGCGCGTTTTGGATTAAAGATACCGTTGCATATCGGGTTTCATGAAATTCACAACAAGCCTTTTTCATTTTATGAAACCTACAAATCTCTCGTGTGGAGCTTGGTTCTTCTGTTTTTGGCGGGGACTGCTGTAACTTTTGTACTGGCAACCAATGTGATTCTACGACGCAAAAGTGAAAAAGAACTCAAAAGCCAATTGATGTTTATTACTACCTTGCTAGATACGATGAAAAACCCCATCTTTTACAAGGATGTTTTAGGAAGATATATGGGGTGCAATCAAGCATTTTCGACGCTTTTAAAGCTTCCAAAATGGGAAATAAAGGGAAAAACAATCTACGATCTTTTTCCTTCTGCTTGGGCCAAGGAACATGCTCTAAAGGATGAAATGCTGTTAAAATATCCTAATGCAAGCAGTGTCGATGAGGCGACATTGCACCTACCGGGACGTCCCATGCAGCATTTTGTACTGCATAAAGCCACTTATTCCAATGCGGATGCCTCGGTTGGGGGTGTAGTGTGTATTATGGACAACATTACAGAGCGTATCCAGCAAAAACAGTTCTTGATTCAGCAGTCAAAGCTTGCCGAAATGGGGGAGATGATAGCAGCTATCGCACACCAGTGGAATGAACCCTTGGTGGAGCTTTCGGCCATCGTTCAAGATATGGAGATGGCATATTACAACGAAGAGCTTACCGATGATGTGGTCAAAGCGTATGTTAAAGATTCGATGCTCCAAATTCAATACATGTCCAAAACGCTCAAAGACTTTAGAAATTTTCTCAAACCTTCTACTCAAAAAAAGAGTTTTAGTGTTCGAACAGCCTTGAGTGAAATCACGGAACTGATTGGGCGACATGTGTTTTATTCGAACATTAATCTGTTTGTAAATTTCAAGCCAGAGTTTGGCGATATTATGGTTTATGGGTACGAAAACGAGTTTAAGCAAGTTTTGCTTAATATTATCAATAATGCCAAAAAGAAAATTATCAATACCTATAAAGGAACTGACAAAGTAGGAATTATCACTATAAATGTGTATCGTAATGAAGACACCACGGTGATTCAAATCATTGATGATGCAGGCGAAATCCATCCTTCCATTATCAACCATGTTTTTGACCCTTATTTTACAACTACACCTGGAGGAACTGGGCTAGGGCTCTACATGGCCAAAGTCATTATCGAAGATAAGATGCAAGGACGCATTAGCGTAGCCAATGGAGAAAACAGTGCGATTTTTATTGTTGAGGTTCCCAACTGTGAACGGGTCGAAAAAGCACCAAAGGTGCAAGGAATTTCTACTGAAGAGCATTTGATGTAG
- a CDS encoding sodium-dependent transporter, with protein sequence MVAKIYFKGMLMHGERFSKVGFVLAAAGSAVGLGNIWKFPYMTGENGGGAFVFIYLLTIVFIGLSVFLAESVMGRLSRGDAVSAFETLPQKNGQYWKYGGFMVFTGVIILSFYTIVIGWIFKYIYVAATTLPSSVEEAGAAFGGMITTDTVGQMLFFTLAFVITFYIVSQGIKRGIERINLVLMPLLVGILVLLLFYAMTLDGFGDSLRFLFIPDFSKVTSTSILSAVGHAFFTLSLGMGTIMTYSASLPKDSNLVTSSLSVAALDTIIALIAGMVIFTLIFSFGAEPAQGAGLVFISLPPLFHDLGVLGNIIGFAFFVALAFAGITSAVSIVEPTAMYMINRFKISRVQALSILGVTTYVLGTLALISNVETLKGYATIFGKGVFDILDFSSSSILLPLGGLLVALFVGYALQKDRLVALLGDHMPKAAFDVWYFSIRYVAPLGIAAVMINQLFF encoded by the coding sequence ATGGTGGCCAAAATTTATTTTAAAGGAATGCTGATGCATGGTGAGCGCTTTAGCAAAGTAGGGTTTGTTTTAGCGGCCGCAGGAAGTGCGGTTGGATTGGGAAATATTTGGAAGTTTCCTTATATGACAGGAGAAAATGGTGGCGGTGCATTCGTGTTTATTTACCTGCTCACGATTGTTTTTATTGGCCTTTCGGTCTTTTTGGCTGAATCGGTAATGGGACGATTGAGTCGAGGCGATGCGGTTTCTGCTTTTGAAACACTACCGCAAAAAAATGGCCAATACTGGAAATACGGCGGTTTTATGGTTTTTACTGGGGTGATTATTCTTTCGTTTTACACCATTGTCATCGGTTGGATTTTTAAATACATCTATGTGGCTGCTACGACACTGCCTTCTTCGGTCGAAGAAGCTGGGGCTGCTTTTGGTGGAATGATCACAACGGACACCGTGGGTCAAATGTTGTTCTTTACTCTTGCTTTTGTTATTACATTTTACATCGTCTCCCAAGGAATTAAACGCGGTATTGAGCGTATTAATCTCGTTTTAATGCCATTGTTGGTGGGGATATTGGTTCTTTTGCTTTTTTACGCCATGACGCTGGATGGTTTTGGGGACTCTTTAAGATTTTTATTCATTCCAGATTTTAGCAAAGTAACTTCCACTTCTATTCTTTCTGCGGTTGGCCATGCATTTTTTACCCTTTCTTTGGGAATGGGAACTATCATGACGTATTCTGCTTCGCTTCCAAAAGATTCAAATCTTGTGACTTCATCGCTTTCTGTAGCCGCCCTTGATACTATCATTGCTTTGATTGCGGGGATGGTTATTTTTACTCTTATTTTTAGCTTTGGTGCAGAGCCAGCGCAAGGTGCGGGCTTGGTCTTCATCTCGTTGCCACCCTTGTTTCATGATCTTGGTGTTTTGGGCAACATCATCGGGTTTGCCTTTTTTGTTGCTTTAGCTTTTGCGGGAATTACCTCTGCTGTCTCTATTGTTGAACCAACTGCTATGTATATGATTAACCGCTTTAAAATAAGCCGTGTTCAAGCGTTGAGCATACTTGGTGTTACGACCTATGTTTTAGGAACACTTGCTTTAATCTCTAATGTGGAAACGCTTAAGGGTTATGCAACAATCTTTGGGAAAGGGGTGTTTGACATCCTTGATTTTTCAAGCTCTTCCATACTCCTTCCGCTTGGCGGCCTTTTGGTTGCTCTGTTTGTGGGTTATGCGCTTCAAAAAGATAGACTGGTTGCATTACTTGGAGATCATATGCCAAAAGCGGCTTTTGATGTGTGGTATTTCTCCATTCGTTATGTTGCGCCCTTGGGGATTGCGGCAGTAATGATTAATCAACTCTTTTTTTAA
- a CDS encoding F0F1 ATP synthase subunit C produces the protein MKKVLFLMLALASFAFASDGETLKVYSVLGAAIVLGIAAFGGAIAMGNTASATINGTARNPAVGGKLLTTMFIALAMIEAQVIYALVVALILLYANPLM, from the coding sequence ATGAAAAAAGTTCTTTTTTTAATGCTTGCACTTGCATCGTTTGCATTTGCGAGTGACGGCGAAACACTGAAAGTGTATTCTGTTTTAGGCGCAGCTATTGTTCTTGGTATTGCTGCTTTTGGTGGTGCGATTGCAATGGGCAACACGGCTTCTGCTACTATTAATGGCACAGCACGCAACCCAGCGGTTGGCGGAAAGCTCTTGACTACAATGTTTATTGCTTTGGCGATGATTGAAGCGCAAGTTATTTATGCTTTGGTTGTTGCATTAATCCTTCTTTACGCAAATCCTTTAATGTAA
- a CDS encoding polyribonucleotide nucleotidyltransferase codes for MQYSIEVNNQTEIYDVGKVARHASGAALLTIKDTVILATVARDDKQVEENFLPLTVHYIEKTYAAGKIPGGYIKRETKPGDFETLTSRIIDRSLRPLFPKGYAYPTQIVLFVLSCDPEVDLQVAALNAASAALFLSDIPVNKPVAGVRIGCIDGEFVANPSNSDLKKSVLDLYVAGTKEELLMIEMRSLPSIDTEPVPMAAIDPMIDPALGRGLIGLQKSNEFDEERMVEAIGFAQQAIARAASAYEEAFTPVKKETAILEYKESLENDSIFIYIDEFYKQDVAEAINQMAKSERATELKKILNAILSDETAKEEGWGKELVMSVLEAYKKKVVREQIVQKGVRADGRGLRDVRDITIETNILPKAHGSCLFTRGQTQALAVVTLGSDQDGQMFDILTEKSVQTDAFMVNYNFPGFSVGEASPLRPPGRRELGHGNLAKRALVPTVDMNALHTIRLVSEILESNGSSSMATVCGGSLALRAAGIDTIDLVAGVAMGMVFEGEKYAILTDIMGLEDHDGDMDFKVAGTKKGITALQMDIKLGGIELSVLKEALYQAKEARAHILNIMEEADKKIELNEEVLPKLELFSVDPSRIVDIIGQAGKTIREIIERFEVSIDLNREKGEVKIAGGKKKQVEAAKDYIIEITQKDNSRGGPRGGRGGSREKSQEVPVFEVGQVFEGEVKRIVDFGAFVGLPGGIDGLLHVSKIAKERVNNINDYLREGQQVKVRILEQKAHKISLEMVRD; via the coding sequence ATGCAGTATTCTATTGAAGTAAACAATCAAACGGAAATATACGATGTAGGAAAAGTGGCCAGACATGCTTCAGGTGCGGCGCTGTTAACCATTAAGGATACGGTGATTTTGGCAACAGTAGCAAGAGACGACAAGCAAGTAGAAGAAAACTTTTTGCCACTAACAGTACACTATATTGAAAAGACTTATGCCGCAGGAAAAATCCCTGGTGGCTATATTAAGCGAGAAACAAAACCTGGGGATTTTGAAACGTTAACCTCTCGCATTATTGACCGAAGTTTACGCCCTTTGTTTCCCAAGGGTTATGCTTATCCTACACAAATTGTTCTTTTTGTTCTTTCGTGTGACCCCGAAGTGGACTTGCAAGTTGCTGCACTTAACGCCGCTTCTGCAGCTCTATTTTTGTCAGATATTCCTGTAAACAAGCCCGTAGCGGGGGTGCGAATTGGATGTATTGATGGAGAGTTTGTCGCTAATCCTTCCAATAGTGATTTGAAAAAGAGTGTCTTGGATCTTTATGTTGCAGGCACCAAAGAAGAGCTGCTAATGATTGAAATGCGCTCCTTGCCAAGCATAGATACGGAACCTGTCCCCATGGCAGCTATTGATCCCATGATCGACCCAGCACTTGGAAGAGGGCTTATTGGACTCCAAAAAAGCAACGAATTTGATGAAGAGCGGATGGTGGAGGCAATTGGTTTTGCACAACAAGCCATTGCGAGAGCTGCAAGCGCTTACGAAGAAGCATTCACGCCTGTTAAAAAAGAAACAGCAATATTAGAATATAAAGAAAGCTTGGAAAATGATTCAATTTTTATTTATATTGATGAGTTCTACAAGCAAGATGTAGCTGAAGCCATTAATCAAATGGCTAAAAGCGAGCGTGCAACAGAGCTCAAAAAAATCCTTAATGCTATTCTTTCTGATGAAACAGCCAAAGAAGAGGGCTGGGGCAAAGAGTTGGTTATGAGCGTATTGGAAGCATATAAAAAGAAAGTTGTGCGTGAACAAATTGTTCAAAAAGGTGTACGGGCAGACGGTAGGGGATTGCGTGATGTGCGTGACATTACTATTGAAACCAATATTTTACCCAAGGCGCACGGTTCTTGCCTTTTTACAAGGGGCCAGACGCAAGCATTGGCAGTGGTGACACTAGGAAGTGATCAAGATGGGCAAATGTTTGACATTTTGACAGAAAAATCAGTTCAAACAGATGCCTTTATGGTTAACTATAATTTTCCTGGCTTTTCCGTAGGAGAGGCAAGCCCACTTAGACCTCCAGGACGACGCGAGTTGGGGCACGGAAACCTTGCCAAGCGCGCACTTGTTCCAACTGTAGATATGAATGCACTTCATACTATTCGTCTTGTTTCTGAAATTCTTGAATCCAATGGCTCTTCTTCTATGGCAACGGTGTGTGGTGGCTCATTGGCCTTGCGCGCGGCTGGCATTGATACTATTGATTTAGTGGCGGGTGTGGCCATGGGAATGGTTTTTGAAGGCGAGAAGTATGCTATCTTAACAGACATCATGGGATTGGAAGACCATGACGGAGATATGGATTTTAAGGTTGCAGGAACGAAAAAAGGCATCACGGCGTTGCAGATGGACATTAAGCTTGGTGGCATTGAGCTTTCTGTTTTAAAAGAAGCACTGTATCAAGCCAAAGAGGCTAGGGCTCATATTCTTAACATTATGGAAGAAGCAGATAAAAAAATTGAGCTCAATGAAGAAGTACTACCAAAACTTGAACTCTTTAGCGTCGACCCAAGCAGAATTGTCGATATTATTGGTCAAGCGGGTAAAACAATTCGGGAAATTATTGAACGGTTTGAGGTTTCTATTGATTTAAATCGCGAAAAAGGCGAAGTAAAAATAGCAGGCGGTAAGAAAAAACAAGTTGAGGCTGCAAAAGATTACATCATTGAGATTACACAAAAGGACAATAGTCGCGGCGGACCACGTGGTGGACGAGGTGGAAGTCGTGAAAAGAGCCAAGAGGTTCCTGTGTTTGAAGTAGGGCAAGTGTTTGAGGGCGAAGTGAAGCGCATTGTTGACTTTGGTGCCTTTGTGGGTCTGCCTGGAGGCATTGATGGATTACTGCATGTTTCAAAGATTGCCAAAGAACGCGTTAATAACATTAATGATTATTTGCGCGAAGGACAGCAAGTGAAAGTGCGAATTTTAGAGCAAAAAGCTCATAAAATTAGCCTAGAAATGGTTCGAGACTAA
- a CDS encoding phosphoribosyltransferase, translating to MLYDLNSEALRFENRNEAASKIIDILPAHQMCHEGWVLVAISAEGVPIAEAVAKKLGLGYDLLLTEAVYAPNNPECQIAMVSETEEIVIHTELVESFGINLDFIYGEAHRKYEEKVLKYVYKYRKGDLIDSLKDKNVLLVDEGCETGLTVLTCIKTAIGAGARSVSYATPVIASNVVVGLEAVVDEIFTVFRVANFVDVDFYYRDHAPLTQEEVKAIIESSSNYLPFQKTGDIRTCSILLK from the coding sequence ATGCTGTACGATTTAAATTCTGAAGCATTACGATTTGAAAATCGCAATGAGGCAGCTTCAAAAATAATTGACATCCTTCCTGCGCATCAAATGTGTCACGAGGGCTGGGTGTTGGTGGCCATCTCTGCAGAGGGCGTGCCTATTGCAGAGGCTGTTGCTAAAAAACTTGGACTGGGGTACGATCTGTTGCTAACAGAGGCTGTGTATGCACCTAACAACCCAGAGTGCCAGATTGCTATGGTTAGCGAGACAGAAGAGATTGTGATTCATACTGAACTGGTGGAATCTTTTGGTATTAACTTAGACTTTATTTATGGAGAAGCGCATCGCAAATACGAAGAAAAGGTCTTAAAATATGTTTATAAATACAGAAAAGGAGACTTGATTGATTCCCTGAAGGACAAAAATGTCCTCTTGGTGGATGAAGGGTGCGAAACAGGGCTAACGGTCCTTACATGTATCAAGACCGCCATTGGTGCGGGCGCAAGATCCGTTTCGTATGCGACACCTGTGATTGCTTCTAATGTTGTAGTAGGTCTAGAAGCTGTGGTGGACGAGATTTTTACCGTCTTTCGTGTTGCTAATTTTGTTGATGTAGATTTTTACTATCGCGATCATGCGCCGCTTACACAAGAGGAAGTAAAAGCCATTATTGAAAGTAGCTCAAATTATTTGCCATTTCAAAAAACAGGAGATATAAGAACATGCAGTATTCTATTGAAGTAA
- a CDS encoding J domain-containing protein produces MLNHVNPSERIRAALEILNLPPLISLRELKAKYRDIAKKHHQDSVAEEAQMVCINLAYETLKEYMEKYRFSFSDEEILKQFPEESHAVRFKF; encoded by the coding sequence GTGCTTAACCATGTAAATCCGTCAGAAAGAATACGCGCAGCTTTGGAGATTTTAAATTTGCCACCACTAATCTCTCTTCGCGAGTTGAAGGCAAAATATCGCGACATAGCAAAAAAACATCACCAAGATAGCGTAGCCGAAGAAGCGCAAATGGTCTGTATCAATCTTGCGTATGAGACCTTGAAAGAGTATATGGAAAAATACAGATTTTCTTTTTCAGACGAAGAAATTTTAAAACAATTCCCAGAAGAAAGCCATGCTGTACGATTTAAATTCTGA
- a CDS encoding LPS-assembly protein LptD, with the protein MLKRIVLLCTLSFCVVFAKVENVELLANTVTKNGEWVEASGEVLVYSERYLLSADRAVYNEETGELELFDNVSVLRGVYESSQSNYAKINLKTDEGDYQPFFYYDQRSDVWMQCESAISGPAYFVTDNSVVSSCNVQNPDWKIGFSEGKLNRETSFLHLYNTLFYIQDVPVFYLPYFAFSTDKTRRTGLLIPMISYGKKEGLFYEQPIYIAPHDNWDLELNPQIRTNRGEGLYSTLRFVDSPYSKGHVALGGFKEKSAYAEEENLKNKEHYGLEAQYQRSRLISHLLKKEARDGLWLDFTYLNDIDYLNLKTSESDASNQLITSRLNYYLSQEDDYLGLYAKYYIDTKKINNDTTLQELPTLHYHRFSNYFFIPNLVYSVDSQFHNYTRDKGISARQYEINAPLTFYTALFDDFLRLSVSENFYATYVQYDNKRGKNSETFYRNYHQFSAYIDLAKAYETFYHTMNVRLDYTVPSFDHGEISERIIEQDSGVEINNFISTGHEVESVAAKLVQYFYDDMGKKRLRHSVRQPYYLEKSLYKYGDLENSIAVYLSEAWTLRNDFKYSHEFQKFSRVQSSVGWNASPHKFSFSHTFLDEKTDARKSYLTASFETTLGKYYNAFGSVNYDVEESYLSSWRLGLKVSKKCWDYTFIYRESVTPKLTSAGSDSVNRRGFYIMFNFYPIGAVQYEHTVEAER; encoded by the coding sequence ATGCTTAAAAGAATTGTGTTGCTGTGCACACTCTCTTTTTGTGTTGTATTTGCCAAGGTTGAAAATGTTGAATTGCTTGCCAATACAGTAACCAAGAACGGAGAATGGGTCGAAGCGTCTGGGGAGGTGTTGGTTTACAGTGAGCGCTATTTGCTTAGTGCTGATCGCGCTGTCTATAACGAAGAAACAGGAGAATTGGAGCTTTTTGATAATGTAAGTGTTTTGCGAGGCGTGTACGAGTCAAGCCAAAGCAACTACGCGAAAATAAACCTCAAAACCGACGAAGGTGATTACCAACCTTTTTTTTATTATGATCAGCGTAGTGATGTGTGGATGCAGTGTGAATCTGCTATCAGTGGTCCTGCTTATTTTGTGACAGATAATTCAGTAGTTTCTAGTTGTAACGTGCAAAATCCAGACTGGAAAATAGGTTTTTCGGAAGGAAAGCTTAATCGTGAAACTAGCTTTTTGCACCTTTACAACACACTTTTTTATATTCAAGATGTCCCCGTTTTTTACCTCCCATATTTCGCTTTTTCTACAGACAAGACACGACGAACTGGTCTTTTAATCCCTATGATAAGCTATGGAAAAAAAGAGGGGTTGTTTTACGAGCAGCCTATTTACATTGCACCTCATGATAATTGGGACTTGGAGTTAAACCCGCAAATTAGAACCAATCGAGGGGAGGGCTTGTATTCGACGTTGCGTTTTGTGGATTCACCTTATTCTAAAGGGCATGTTGCCCTAGGTGGATTTAAGGAAAAAAGTGCGTATGCAGAAGAAGAAAACCTTAAAAACAAAGAGCACTATGGTCTTGAAGCTCAATATCAACGATCACGTCTTATAAGCCACTTGTTAAAGAAAGAAGCAAGAGATGGGCTCTGGCTAGACTTTACATACTTAAACGATATTGATTACCTTAACCTTAAAACCTCAGAGAGCGATGCATCTAATCAACTAATAACTTCACGATTAAATTATTATTTGAGTCAAGAAGATGATTACCTTGGTTTGTATGCGAAATATTATATTGATACAAAAAAAATTAACAACGACACAACCCTTCAAGAACTTCCAACATTGCACTATCATCGTTTTTCAAACTATTTTTTTATTCCAAATTTAGTCTATTCTGTAGATTCTCAATTTCATAATTACACACGCGACAAAGGCATTAGCGCGCGTCAGTATGAAATTAACGCCCCTTTGACCTTTTATACGGCGCTGTTTGATGATTTCTTGCGTTTGAGTGTATCCGAAAACTTTTACGCTACCTATGTGCAATACGACAACAAAAGAGGGAAAAATTCGGAGACGTTTTATCGAAATTACCATCAGTTTTCTGCCTATATTGATTTAGCAAAAGCGTATGAAACGTTTTATCATACTATGAATGTACGCCTCGATTATACGGTTCCTAGTTTTGATCATGGGGAAATTTCTGAACGTATCATTGAACAAGATAGCGGTGTTGAGATTAATAATTTTATTTCCACGGGACATGAAGTTGAAAGTGTTGCAGCCAAGTTGGTTCAGTATTTTTATGATGATATGGGCAAAAAACGTTTGCGTCACTCCGTGCGGCAACCCTATTATCTCGAAAAGTCACTTTACAAATATGGTGACTTGGAGAATAGTATTGCCGTCTATCTTTCGGAAGCATGGACGTTGCGTAATGACTTTAAATATTCCCATGAGTTTCAAAAATTTTCTCGGGTTCAGTCTTCTGTGGGTTGGAATGCTTCGCCTCATAAGTTTTCTTTTTCGCATACATTTTTGGATGAAAAAACAGATGCAAGAAAAAGCTATCTGACTGCCTCCTTTGAAACAACACTAGGAAAATACTATAATGCTTTTGGTTCAGTTAATTATGATGTTGAGGAGAGCTACTTGAGCTCTTGGCGATTGGGTCTTAAAGTTTCCAAAAAATGCTGGGATTACACTTTTATTTATAGAGAAAGCGTTACCCCAAAGCTAACAAGTGCAGGTTCGGATTCGGTTAATCGTAGAGGATTTTATATTATGTTTAATTTTTACCCTATTGGCGCAGTTCAATACGAACATACTGTGGAGGCAGAACGTTAG
- a CDS encoding RDD family protein, with amino-acid sequence MSEEELVERFEQENVTLASLPMRTLAFVIDELLVSLLFISVYWSQFSNAADVEQTILIMNTMVMYVILLKVIYQSFFVWMYGATPGKMIAKIKVIYVYDIDNPSLGKSLLRAVVRVLSETIFYLGFIWAALNPKRESWHDKVAGTLVINA; translated from the coding sequence ATGAGTGAAGAAGAACTTGTTGAGCGGTTTGAGCAAGAGAATGTCACGCTAGCTTCTTTGCCTATGCGCACTCTTGCGTTTGTCATTGATGAATTGCTCGTCTCTTTACTGTTTATTTCTGTGTATTGGAGCCAGTTTTCCAATGCGGCGGATGTGGAGCAGACCATTCTTATTATGAACACCATGGTGATGTATGTGATCTTGCTTAAAGTCATTTACCAAAGTTTTTTTGTGTGGATGTATGGTGCAACGCCAGGTAAAATGATTGCAAAAATTAAAGTGATTTATGTTTACGACATCGATAATCCTTCTTTGGGAAAATCACTTTTACGGGCTGTGGTGCGCGTGCTCAGTGAGACGATTTTTTACTTAGGATTTATTTGGGCAGCACTTAACCCCAAGCGTGAATCATGGCATGATAAAGTGGCGGGAACCCTTGTTATCAATGCTTAA